From Azotosporobacter soli, the proteins below share one genomic window:
- a CDS encoding thiamine pyrophosphate-dependent enzyme yields the protein MEQVFKRTAGLTELPFHYCPGCTHGIIHRLIGEVLAELDVIGDTVGVAPVGCAGFSLDFFSCDFVGAAHGRAQAVATGIKRALPDKLVFSYQGDGDIAAIGTAHAIHVAARGENITSIMVNNAVFGMTGGQMAPTTLLGQKTTTSPYGRDKALSGPPIDLPKTIATLEGAAYVAAVSVDSPKNIAAAKKAIKRAFEVQQQGLGFALVSVLSTCPTNWGLSPVDSLEWLRNNMMPIYQMGELKVPAEVTKA from the coding sequence ATGGAGCAAGTATTCAAACGTACGGCGGGGTTGACTGAACTGCCGTTTCACTATTGTCCTGGCTGCACGCACGGCATTATTCACAGATTGATTGGCGAAGTATTGGCAGAACTCGATGTGATTGGCGACACGGTCGGCGTCGCACCTGTCGGCTGCGCAGGCTTTTCCCTGGATTTCTTTAGCTGCGATTTTGTCGGTGCGGCGCATGGTCGGGCACAGGCGGTAGCTACCGGCATCAAACGCGCGCTGCCGGATAAGCTGGTCTTTTCCTATCAGGGTGACGGGGACATTGCGGCGATCGGTACGGCGCACGCGATTCATGTCGCGGCGCGCGGCGAAAACATCACCTCGATCATGGTTAACAACGCCGTATTCGGCATGACCGGCGGGCAAATGGCGCCGACTACGCTGCTCGGCCAAAAGACGACGACGAGTCCTTATGGGCGCGACAAGGCTCTGTCGGGGCCGCCGATCGATCTGCCGAAGACGATTGCGACGCTCGAAGGCGCGGCCTATGTCGCGGCTGTTTCGGTAGATTCGCCGAAAAACATAGCGGCAGCGAAAAAGGCGATCAAGCGGGCGTTTGAGGTTCAACAGCAGGGGCTCGGTTTCGCGTTGGTCAGCGTCCTCTCGACCTGCCCGACGAACTGGGGCCTGTCGCCGGTTGATAGCTTGGAATGGCTGCGCAACAATATGATGCCCATTTATCAGATGGGTGAATTGAAAGTTCCTGCGGAGGTGACGAAAGCATGA
- the vorB gene encoding 3-methyl-2-oxobutanoate dehydrogenase subunit VorB, which yields MNKVLIKGNEAIAQAAIEAGCKLFFGYPITPSTEVVEYLSKHLPKAGGTVVQGEDEVASINMCYGAAATGARVMTASSSPGFSLKQEGMSYLAAAELPVVVVNVNRAGPGLGGLGPAQSDYFQCTKGGGHGDYRLIVLAPSKGQELYDFTLEAFDLADKYRNPVLILADGFLGQMMEPIELKERKVVELPVKDWATTGCKGREKRKIASYALTNEVGEEHCLAWQKKFDSMREVEQRWEEFETADAEYLLVGYGTCGRIAKSVVLEARRQGIKLGLIRPITLWPFPEKGLAAFKNQVKGIITVELNAGQMIEDVKLAVECKMPVHLCSRQGGMLPSDNEILNFAAKTFGWSLKEGV from the coding sequence GTGAATAAGGTTTTGATAAAAGGCAACGAAGCGATTGCGCAGGCTGCGATAGAGGCGGGGTGTAAGTTGTTTTTCGGCTATCCGATCACGCCATCTACGGAAGTGGTGGAGTATTTGTCTAAACATCTGCCGAAGGCAGGCGGTACCGTCGTGCAGGGCGAGGATGAGGTAGCTTCTATAAATATGTGCTATGGGGCCGCGGCTACCGGTGCCCGCGTAATGACGGCATCGTCCAGCCCGGGATTCAGTTTGAAGCAGGAAGGAATGTCGTATCTGGCGGCGGCCGAACTTCCGGTCGTCGTCGTGAACGTCAACCGCGCCGGCCCTGGGCTGGGCGGCTTGGGGCCGGCCCAATCGGATTACTTTCAATGCACCAAGGGCGGCGGCCATGGCGACTATCGTCTGATCGTACTTGCGCCGTCCAAAGGGCAGGAATTATATGACTTTACGCTGGAAGCATTCGATTTGGCGGACAAATATCGCAATCCGGTGCTGATTCTGGCCGACGGCTTTCTGGGGCAAATGATGGAGCCAATCGAACTGAAAGAACGCAAGGTTGTAGAACTGCCGGTTAAGGATTGGGCGACGACGGGCTGCAAAGGTCGGGAAAAGCGTAAGATCGCCAGCTATGCGCTGACGAATGAAGTCGGTGAAGAACATTGCCTGGCGTGGCAGAAGAAGTTCGACTCGATGCGTGAGGTGGAACAGCGCTGGGAAGAATTTGAAACGGCGGACGCCGAATACCTGTTGGTCGGTTATGGAACCTGCGGCCGGATCGCCAAGAGCGTTGTGCTCGAAGCGCGCCGTCAGGGCATCAAGCTCGGCCTGATTCGTCCAATCACGCTCTGGCCGTTTCCGGAAAAAGGTCTGGCTGCGTTCAAGAATCAGGTCAAGGGAATTATTACAGTGGAACTTAACGCTGGTCAGATGATTGAAGATGTCAAATTAGCGGTTGAATGTAAGATGCCGGTTCATTTATGCAGCCGTCAGGGCGGCATGTTGCCGTCTGATAATGAAATTCTCAACTTTGCGGCCAAGACGTTCGGTTGGTCGTTGAAAGAGGGGGTATAA
- a CDS encoding 4Fe-4S dicluster domain-containing protein, whose translation MPKVEVLAERCKSCGLCVAICPKKILDIGDKANGKGYYAVTVSEPDQCIGCSMCATMCPDLALEIWR comes from the coding sequence ATGCCGAAGGTAGAGGTATTGGCGGAACGTTGCAAGAGCTGCGGCTTATGTGTGGCGATTTGTCCGAAGAAAATACTGGACATTGGAGACAAAGCCAATGGCAAAGGGTATTATGCAGTGACTGTCTCAGAACCAGATCAGTGCATCGGTTGTTCGATGTGTGCGACGATGTGCCCGGATTTGGCTCTGGAAATTTGGCGATAG